From one Variovorax sp. PBL-H6 genomic stretch:
- the secF gene encoding protein translocase subunit SecF, which yields MEFFRIHRTIPFMRYALVLNAISVLTFLLAVFFLFHRGLHLSVEFTGGTVMEVAYQQSVDVGKVRETIAKLGYPDVQVQNYGTSRDIQIRLPVQKGQTSAQQSEQVIGALKAVDASATLRGNEFVGPQVGEELTTNGLKALGMVVVGIMIYLAFRFEWKFALATVLANLHDVVIILGFFAFFQWEFSLAVLAAVLAVLGYSVNESVVIFDRVRENFRRYRKMTTREVIDNAITSTISRTIITHGSTQLVVLSMFFFGGPTLHYFALALTIGILFGIYSSAFVAAAIAMWLGVKREDLVKTASKQGDPDDPNAGATV from the coding sequence ATGGAGTTCTTCCGAATCCACCGCACGATCCCGTTCATGCGCTATGCGCTGGTGCTGAACGCGATCTCCGTCCTCACCTTCCTGCTGGCCGTCTTCTTCCTGTTCCACCGCGGCCTGCACCTGTCGGTGGAGTTCACCGGCGGTACAGTCATGGAGGTCGCCTACCAGCAGTCGGTGGACGTGGGCAAGGTGCGCGAGACCATTGCCAAGCTCGGCTACCCCGACGTGCAGGTGCAGAACTACGGCACCTCGCGCGACATCCAGATCCGCCTGCCGGTGCAGAAGGGCCAGACCTCGGCGCAGCAGAGCGAGCAGGTGATCGGGGCGCTGAAGGCGGTCGACGCCTCCGCCACCCTGCGCGGCAACGAATTTGTCGGCCCTCAGGTGGGCGAGGAGCTCACCACCAACGGCCTCAAGGCGCTGGGCATGGTGGTGGTCGGCATCATGATCTACCTGGCCTTCCGCTTCGAATGGAAGTTCGCGCTCGCCACGGTGCTGGCCAATCTCCACGACGTGGTCATCATCCTGGGGTTCTTCGCCTTCTTCCAATGGGAGTTCTCCCTGGCGGTGCTGGCGGCGGTGCTGGCGGTGCTGGGCTACTCGGTCAATGAGTCGGTCGTGATCTTCGACCGGGTGCGCGAGAATTTCCGGCGCTACCGCAAGATGACGACTCGCGAGGTGATCGATAACGCGATCACCTCCACCATCAGCCGCACCATCATTACCCACGGCTCGACGCAGCTCGTGGTGCTGTCGATGTTTTTCTTCGGCGGCCCGACACTGCACTATTTCGCCTTGGCGCTGACCATCGGCATTCTGTTCGGCATCTACTCTTCCGCGTTCGTGGCGGCCGCGATCGCGATGTGGCTGGGCGTGAAGCGCGAGGACCTGGTCAAGACGGCATCCAAGCAAGGCGATCCGGACGACCCGAACGCCGGCGCCACGGTGTGA
- the secD gene encoding protein translocase subunit SecD: MNRYPVWKYAIIVVVLLVGLIYALPNFFGEAPAVQVSSGKSIVKIDAGTQARVAEALKAAGLTPDLLTLDANSVRARFATTDDQLKARDVLQRTLVPDPSDPPYVVALNLVSRSPAWLTALHAYPMYLGLDLRGGVDFLLQVDMKGAIDKKAESFSNDLRSGLRDKNIRGAAVTRNGQAIEVRFRDAAALAATKALIQDQFPDLATTDSQDGSEWRLTATIKPEAARRLQDAALKQNITTLHNRINELGVAEPVIQQQGLDRIVVQLPGVQDTAKAKDILGRTATLEMRLVDESAEGRAAETGSGPVPFGSEKFLDREGRTVIVKKQVLVTGENLTDAQPGFDSQTQQPKVDLTMDAKGGRIMRDVSRENYRKRMAMLIFEKGKGEVLTAPSINGELGNRFQISGSMNVVEANDLALLLRAGSLAAPMEIIQERTIGPSLGADNIQKGFDSVMYGFAAIMVFMCVYYMLFGLFSSVALAVNLLLLVAILSMLQATLTLPGIAAMALAIGVAIDSNVLINERVREELRNGASPQAAIHAGYERAWGTILDSNVTTLIAGVALLAFGSGPVRGFAVVHCIGIVTSMFSAVFFSRGLVNLWYGRKKKLKSLSIGTVWKPGADNAAAAAK; encoded by the coding sequence ATGAACCGTTACCCGGTCTGGAAGTACGCGATCATCGTCGTCGTGCTGCTCGTGGGGCTGATCTATGCCCTTCCCAATTTCTTCGGCGAGGCGCCTGCGGTGCAGGTGTCCTCGGGCAAGTCGATCGTCAAGATCGACGCCGGGACTCAGGCTCGCGTGGCCGAGGCATTGAAGGCGGCCGGCCTCACGCCGGACCTGCTGACGCTCGACGCCAACTCGGTGCGGGCGCGCTTTGCCACCACGGACGACCAGCTGAAGGCCCGCGACGTGCTGCAGCGCACGCTGGTGCCGGACCCGAGCGATCCGCCCTACGTCGTGGCCCTCAACCTGGTGTCGCGTTCGCCCGCCTGGCTGACCGCCCTGCATGCCTATCCCATGTACCTGGGCCTGGATCTGCGCGGCGGCGTCGACTTCCTGCTGCAGGTCGACATGAAGGGCGCCATCGACAAGAAGGCGGAATCCTTCTCCAATGACCTGCGCTCGGGGCTGCGCGACAAGAACATCCGCGGCGCCGCGGTCACACGCAACGGCCAGGCCATCGAGGTGCGTTTCCGCGACGCCGCGGCGCTGGCGGCAACCAAGGCGCTGATCCAGGACCAGTTCCCCGACCTCGCCACCACCGACAGCCAGGATGGCAGCGAGTGGCGGCTCACGGCCACGATCAAGCCCGAGGCGGCGCGCCGGCTGCAGGACGCGGCGCTCAAGCAGAACATCACGACGCTGCACAACCGGATCAACGAGCTGGGCGTGGCCGAGCCGGTGATCCAGCAGCAAGGGCTGGACCGCATCGTGGTGCAGCTGCCGGGCGTGCAGGACACGGCCAAGGCCAAGGACATCCTGGGGCGCACCGCCACCCTCGAGATGCGCCTGGTGGATGAGTCCGCCGAGGGTCGCGCAGCCGAGACCGGCAGCGGCCCGGTGCCCTTCGGCTCCGAGAAATTCCTCGACCGCGAGGGCCGCACGGTGATCGTCAAGAAGCAGGTCCTGGTGACCGGCGAGAACCTCACCGACGCCCAGCCCGGCTTCGACTCCCAGACCCAGCAGCCCAAGGTCGACCTGACCATGGACGCCAAGGGCGGCCGCATCATGCGCGACGTCAGCCGGGAGAACTACCGCAAGCGCATGGCCATGCTGATCTTCGAGAAGGGCAAGGGCGAGGTGCTCACGGCGCCTTCGATCAATGGCGAGCTGGGCAACCGCTTCCAGATCTCGGGTTCGATGAACGTAGTGGAAGCCAACGACCTGGCACTGCTGCTGCGCGCCGGCTCGCTTGCTGCGCCGATGGAGATCATCCAGGAGCGCACCATCGGCCCGAGCCTGGGCGCCGACAACATCCAGAAGGGTTTCGACAGCGTGATGTACGGCTTCGCCGCGATCATGGTGTTCATGTGCGTCTACTACATGCTGTTCGGCCTGTTCTCGTCGGTCGCGCTGGCGGTCAACCTGCTGCTGCTGGTGGCCATCCTTTCCATGCTGCAGGCCACGCTCACACTGCCTGGCATCGCCGCCATGGCGCTGGCGATCGGCGTGGCCATCGACTCCAACGTGCTGATCAACGAGCGCGTTCGCGAGGAATTGCGCAATGGCGCCTCGCCGCAAGCCGCCATCCACGCGGGCTACGAGCGCGCCTGGGGCACCATCCTCGACTCCAATGTCACCACGCTGATCGCCGGCGTTGCCCTGCTGGCCTTCGGCTCGGGGCCGGTGCGCGGCTTCGCGGTCGTGCATTGCATCGGCATCGTCACCTCGATGTTCTCGGCCGTGTTCTTCTCGCGCGGCCTCGTGAATCTCTGGTACGGCCGCAAGAAGAAGCTCAAGAGCCTGTCCATCGGCACGGTCTGGAAGCCAGGCGCCGACAACGCCGCCGCAGCGGCCAAGTAA
- the yajC gene encoding preprotein translocase subunit YajC, which translates to MFISSAFAQTAPAAAGGSDMMSSLGSMLPLVLMFVVLYFVMIRPQMKRQKESRAMIDALAKGDEVATAGGLLGKITQIGEQYLTVEIAKGVEVQLQRSAVVQVLPKGAIK; encoded by the coding sequence TTGTTCATTTCCTCCGCTTTCGCCCAGACCGCGCCTGCTGCTGCCGGTGGCAGCGACATGATGTCCTCCCTCGGCAGCATGCTGCCGCTGGTGCTGATGTTCGTGGTGCTGTATTTCGTGATGATCCGCCCGCAGATGAAGCGCCAGAAGGAATCGCGCGCCATGATCGATGCCTTGGCCAAGGGCGACGAGGTCGCTACCGCCGGGGGCCTGCTCGGCAAGATCACGCAGATCGGCGAGCAGTACCTGACGGTGGAGATCGCCAAGGGCGTCGAGGTGCAGCTGCAGCGCAGCGCGGTGGTCCAGGTCCTGCCCAAAGGTGCAATTAAGTAA
- a CDS encoding indolepyruvate ferredoxin oxidoreductase family protein, with protein sequence MNAPLPQHIREALETVTLDDKYSLDYGRAFMSGVQALVKLPMLQRLRDQQAGKNTAGFISGYRGSPLGGYDQALWKASKYLKERHIVFQPGVNEELAATALWGTQQLGFAPPGTNKYDGVFGIWYGKGPGVDRCSDVFKHANMAGTTPWGGVIAVAGDDHISKSSTAAHQSDHIFKACGTPVFFPANVQEILDLGIHAFAMSRFAGIWSGMKTIQEIVESSATAMIDPERVEIVVPTDFQMPPGGLHIRWPDHALEQEARLMHYKWYAALAYIRANRLNHNVIEGPHDRFGIMASGKAYNDTRQALIDLGLDDAACRQLGIRLHKVAVVWPLEAQLTRDFATGLQEILVVEEKRQVIEYQLKEELYNWRADVRPNVVGKFDEGEVHEVEGYSGGEWSMPNPTAHTLLRANADLNPALIAKAIATRLKKTGILAAAGADMAARIDAQLAILEAKERAMAAPQTVGVADAARQPWFCSGCPHNTSTVVPEGSRAMAGIGCHFMATWMDRSTLGFTQMGGEGVPWVGQQPFTTEPHIFANLGDGTYFHSGLLAIRQSIAAGVNITYKILYNDAVAMTGGQQIGERPEGHSVLQIAESLHAEGAAKVVVVTDEPEKYEGVNIPGQDVKVRHRDELDELQREFREIKGTTAIIYDQTCATEKRRRRKRGTAVDPAKRVVINELVCEGCGDCSVKSNCLSVEPLETEFGRKRTINQSTCNKDMSCLKGFCPSFVTVEGGQLKKKAKNKASMPVELGALVEPALPSLAGSKVWGIVVAGVGGTGVITIGQLLGMAAHIEGKGIVTQDAAGLAQKGGATWSHVLIGDTQDDIRTTRVGTAAADLVLACDPLVSVNAETLARMREGRTHVALNSHSTPTAAFVRNANWQNPQDACAAEIARSVGAEGLGAFDADAAATSLMGDTIYVNPMLLGYAWQKGWIPLEHASLMRAIELNAVAIENNKAAFEWGRQAAQRPEELRKRVAPGQVVEFKKRETVENLVARRVEFLTAYQNTAYAGQYKAFVAKVQQAEASLGKSSLAETVARYLFKLMAYKDEYEVARLHSDRGFLERVEGMFEGDYKLNYHLAPPMIAQRNAKGELQKQKFGPAMLTGFRLLAKLKGLRGTALDPFGRTDERRTERALVGEYRASIEELLSGLDASNHALALEIASLPEQIRGYGHVKERNLKAARIRWAELMAKWRNPQAALVAA encoded by the coding sequence ATGAACGCACCGCTGCCCCAGCACATTCGCGAGGCTCTCGAAACGGTCACGCTCGACGACAAATACAGCTTGGACTATGGCCGCGCCTTCATGAGCGGCGTGCAAGCTTTGGTCAAGCTGCCCATGCTTCAGCGCCTGCGCGACCAGCAGGCCGGCAAGAACACGGCGGGCTTCATCAGCGGGTACCGTGGTTCGCCGCTCGGCGGCTACGACCAGGCGCTTTGGAAGGCGAGCAAGTACCTCAAGGAACGGCACATCGTGTTCCAGCCGGGCGTGAACGAAGAGCTCGCAGCCACGGCGCTCTGGGGCACACAGCAGCTGGGCTTCGCGCCGCCGGGCACCAACAAGTACGACGGCGTGTTCGGCATCTGGTATGGCAAGGGCCCGGGCGTGGACCGCTGTTCCGACGTCTTCAAGCACGCCAATATGGCAGGCACCACGCCTTGGGGCGGCGTCATCGCAGTCGCCGGCGACGATCACATCTCCAAGAGCTCCACCGCGGCGCACCAGAGCGATCACATCTTCAAGGCCTGCGGCACGCCGGTCTTCTTCCCTGCCAATGTGCAGGAGATCCTCGACCTCGGCATTCACGCGTTCGCCATGAGCCGCTTTGCCGGCATCTGGTCGGGCATGAAGACGATCCAGGAGATCGTCGAATCCAGCGCGACCGCGATGATCGACCCCGAGCGCGTCGAGATCGTGGTGCCCACCGACTTCCAGATGCCCCCCGGCGGCCTGCACATCCGATGGCCGGACCATGCGCTGGAGCAGGAAGCACGGCTGATGCACTACAAGTGGTATGCCGCGCTGGCGTACATACGTGCAAACCGGCTCAACCACAACGTGATCGAGGGGCCGCATGACCGCTTCGGCATCATGGCCAGCGGCAAGGCCTACAACGATACGCGCCAGGCCCTGATCGACCTCGGACTGGACGACGCGGCCTGCCGCCAGTTGGGCATCCGGCTGCACAAGGTGGCCGTGGTGTGGCCGCTCGAAGCCCAGCTCACGCGCGACTTTGCCACCGGGCTGCAGGAGATCCTGGTGGTGGAGGAAAAGCGCCAGGTCATCGAGTACCAGCTCAAGGAAGAGCTCTACAACTGGCGGGCCGACGTGCGGCCCAACGTGGTCGGCAAGTTCGACGAGGGCGAGGTGCACGAGGTCGAAGGCTACTCAGGGGGCGAATGGTCGATGCCCAATCCGACGGCCCACACGCTTCTGCGTGCCAATGCCGACCTGAACCCCGCACTGATCGCCAAGGCCATCGCCACGCGCCTGAAGAAGACCGGCATCCTCGCGGCCGCCGGAGCGGACATGGCGGCGCGCATCGACGCGCAGCTCGCCATCCTCGAGGCCAAGGAGCGCGCGATGGCTGCACCGCAGACCGTGGGCGTGGCCGACGCTGCGCGCCAACCGTGGTTCTGCTCGGGCTGCCCGCACAACACCAGCACCGTGGTGCCCGAGGGCTCGCGCGCCATGGCTGGCATCGGCTGCCACTTCATGGCGACCTGGATGGACCGTTCGACGCTCGGCTTCACGCAGATGGGTGGCGAGGGCGTGCCATGGGTAGGCCAGCAGCCCTTCACCACCGAGCCGCACATCTTCGCCAACCTCGGCGACGGCACCTATTTCCACAGCGGCCTGCTGGCGATCCGACAGAGCATCGCAGCCGGCGTCAACATCACCTACAAGATCCTCTACAACGACGCGGTCGCCATGACCGGCGGACAACAGATTGGCGAGCGCCCCGAGGGCCATTCGGTGCTGCAGATCGCGGAGAGCCTCCATGCCGAGGGGGCGGCCAAGGTGGTGGTGGTGACCGACGAGCCCGAGAAGTATGAAGGTGTCAACATCCCCGGACAGGACGTGAAGGTGCGCCACCGCGATGAGCTGGACGAGCTCCAGCGCGAGTTCCGGGAGATCAAGGGCACCACCGCCATCATCTACGACCAGACCTGCGCGACCGAGAAGCGCCGCCGCCGCAAGCGCGGCACGGCGGTCGATCCGGCGAAGCGGGTTGTGATCAACGAGCTGGTGTGCGAAGGCTGCGGCGACTGCAGCGTGAAGAGCAATTGCCTGTCGGTGGAGCCGCTGGAGACCGAGTTCGGCCGCAAGCGCACCATCAACCAGAGCACCTGCAACAAGGACATGAGCTGCCTCAAGGGCTTCTGCCCGAGCTTCGTGACTGTCGAGGGGGGGCAGCTCAAGAAGAAGGCGAAGAACAAGGCGTCCATGCCGGTCGAGCTGGGCGCACTGGTCGAGCCAGCGCTGCCTTCGCTCGCGGGCAGCAAGGTCTGGGGCATCGTGGTCGCCGGCGTCGGTGGCACCGGCGTGATCACCATCGGCCAGCTGCTGGGCATGGCGGCCCACATCGAAGGCAAGGGCATCGTCACGCAGGACGCCGCAGGCCTCGCGCAGAAGGGCGGCGCCACCTGGAGCCATGTGCTGATCGGCGACACGCAGGACGACATCCGCACCACCCGCGTCGGCACTGCCGCCGCCGACCTGGTGCTGGCCTGCGATCCGCTGGTCAGCGTCAACGCCGAGACCCTGGCGCGCATGCGCGAGGGCCGCACTCACGTGGCGCTCAACAGCCACAGCACTCCCACTGCGGCCTTCGTGCGCAACGCCAACTGGCAGAACCCGCAGGACGCCTGCGCCGCCGAGATCGCGCGCTCGGTGGGCGCCGAGGGCCTCGGTGCCTTCGATGCCGACGCCGCCGCGACTTCGCTGATGGGCGACACCATCTACGTCAACCCGATGCTCCTGGGCTATGCCTGGCAGAAGGGCTGGATTCCGCTCGAGCACGCATCGCTGATGCGCGCGATCGAACTGAACGCGGTAGCGATCGAGAACAACAAGGCCGCCTTCGAATGGGGCCGCCAGGCGGCGCAGCGCCCCGAGGAATTGCGCAAGCGCGTCGCTCCCGGCCAGGTGGTCGAGTTCAAGAAGCGTGAAACGGTCGAGAACCTGGTGGCTCGCCGCGTCGAGTTCCTCACGGCTTACCAGAACACGGCCTATGCCGGGCAGTACAAGGCCTTCGTGGCCAAGGTGCAGCAGGCCGAGGCGTCGCTGGGCAAGTCCAGCCTCGCCGAAACCGTGGCGCGCTACCTGTTCAAGCTGATGGCCTACAAGGACGAGTACGAGGTCGCGCGCCTGCACAGCGACCGCGGCTTCCTGGAACGGGTCGAGGGCATGTTCGAGGGCGACTACAAGCTCAACTACCACCTCGCCCCGCCGATGATTGCCCAGCGCAACGCCAAGGGCGAGTTGCAGAAGCAGAAGTTCGGTCCGGCGATGTTGACCGGCTTCCGCCTGCTCGCGAAGCTCAAGGGCCTGCGCGGCACGGCTCTCGATCCCTTCGGCCGCACGGACGAACGCAGGACCGAGCGCGCGCTGGTCGGCGAGTACCGCGCGAGCATCGAGGAGCTGCTGTCCGGCCTCGACGCCAGCAATCATGCGCTGGCCCTCGAGATTGCAAGCCTGCCCGAGCAGATCCGCGGCTACGGCCATGTGAAGGAGCGCAATTTGAAGGCGGCGCGCATCCGCTGGGCCGAGTTGATGGCCAAGTGGCGCAACCCGCAAGCTGCCCTCGTCGCCGCCTGA
- a CDS encoding Lrp/AsnC family transcriptional regulator produces the protein MESIDKFDLAILQELQADARLTNAELAQRVGLSAAPCWRRVRALEAAGYIRGYHAEIDRHKIGLGVLAFVRLDTDRATGEVTRKIEEAIRKLPEVVACHYISGTGMFELQVVAEDLDGFSRFALNSLMHLPNVKDLHTSFSLGEVKASRALPLGHLARKTGKPGRPGTGQ, from the coding sequence ATGGAAAGCATCGACAAGTTTGACCTCGCTATCCTGCAAGAACTGCAGGCGGATGCCCGGCTCACCAACGCCGAACTGGCTCAGCGGGTGGGGCTGTCGGCCGCGCCGTGCTGGCGCCGGGTGCGCGCGCTGGAAGCGGCCGGCTACATCCGCGGCTATCACGCCGAGATCGACCGTCACAAGATCGGCCTGGGCGTGCTGGCCTTCGTGCGCCTGGACACCGACCGCGCCACCGGCGAAGTCACGCGCAAGATCGAGGAGGCGATCCGCAAGCTGCCCGAGGTGGTGGCCTGCCACTACATCAGCGGCACCGGCATGTTCGAGCTGCAGGTGGTGGCCGAGGACCTGGATGGCTTCTCCCGCTTCGCACTCAACAGCCTCATGCACCTGCCCAACGTGAAGGATCTGCACACCAGCTTCTCGCTCGGCGAGGTCAAGGCCAGCCGTGCGCTGCCGCTGGGACATCTCGCGCGCAAGACTGGCAAGCCCGGCAGGCCAGGGACCGGACAATAA
- a CDS encoding MFS transporter, with translation MPPISTEETPVAPKRVQLPRVGPFEPLKLPVFRMLWSTWLVANICMWMNDVAAAWMMTSLTTSPMWVALVQSASTLPVFLLGLPSGALADILDRRRWLVATQFWLAGAAIVLCGAVVMDLMNAPLLLALTFANGIGLALRWPVFSAIVPELVPRTQLPAALGLNGVAMNASRIVGPLLAGTLIASAGTVWVFGLNAALCLISGFIVLRWRREHKPNPLGREKLISAMRVGVQFVRQSQRMRAVLTRISIFFLHSTALLALLPLLARNLRGGGAGTFTLLLAAMGSGAILAVMFLPRLRQALTRDQLVIRGTMLQSAATAVMAVAPTAWVAVPAMFLGGMAWITVANSLSVSAQLALPDWVRARGMATYQMAIMGASAFGAALWGQVAELSSLYVSLGIAAASGTVAMLLAIRHVTDGVGEEDDTTPAHKGWTKGPPSEAPGEEGRVVVTIEYMIDPARAAAFHVVMHQTRRARLSQGAIGWELLHDIAEPGRYVEEIVDESWTEHLRRFHRATAADMALRERRLAFHQGETLPVVTRYVVRR, from the coding sequence ATGCCACCCATCTCGACCGAGGAAACCCCCGTCGCCCCGAAGCGCGTGCAGCTGCCGCGCGTCGGCCCCTTCGAGCCGCTCAAGCTGCCGGTGTTCCGCATGCTGTGGAGCACCTGGCTGGTGGCCAACATCTGCATGTGGATGAACGACGTGGCGGCGGCCTGGATGATGACCTCGCTGACCACCTCGCCGATGTGGGTCGCGCTGGTCCAGTCGGCTTCCACCCTCCCGGTATTCCTGCTCGGGTTGCCCAGCGGCGCGCTGGCAGACATCCTGGACCGGCGGCGCTGGCTCGTCGCCACCCAGTTCTGGCTCGCCGGCGCTGCCATCGTTCTTTGCGGTGCGGTGGTGATGGACCTCATGAATGCGCCGCTGCTGCTGGCCCTGACCTTTGCCAATGGCATTGGGCTGGCGCTGCGCTGGCCGGTGTTCTCGGCCATCGTGCCCGAGCTGGTGCCGCGTACCCAACTGCCGGCCGCGCTCGGTCTCAACGGCGTCGCCATGAACGCCTCGCGCATCGTCGGCCCGCTGTTGGCCGGCACGCTGATTGCGAGCGCGGGCACGGTGTGGGTGTTCGGGCTCAACGCGGCGCTGTGCCTGATTTCCGGCTTCATCGTGCTGCGCTGGCGGCGCGAGCACAAGCCGAACCCGCTGGGCCGCGAGAAGCTGATCAGCGCCATGCGCGTGGGCGTGCAGTTCGTTCGACAGTCGCAGCGGATGCGTGCAGTGCTCACGCGCATCTCGATCTTCTTCCTGCATTCCACCGCGCTGCTGGCGCTGCTGCCGCTGCTCGCGCGCAACCTGCGCGGCGGCGGCGCCGGCACCTTCACGCTGCTGCTCGCCGCGATGGGCTCGGGCGCGATCCTCGCGGTGATGTTCCTTCCGCGGCTGCGCCAGGCGCTCACGCGCGACCAGCTGGTGATCCGAGGCACGATGCTGCAGTCCGCCGCCACCGCAGTGATGGCGGTGGCGCCCACCGCCTGGGTCGCGGTTCCGGCGATGTTCCTTGGCGGCATGGCCTGGATCACGGTCGCCAATTCGCTCTCGGTATCCGCCCAATTGGCGCTGCCGGACTGGGTGCGCGCGCGTGGCATGGCCACCTACCAGATGGCCATCATGGGGGCCAGCGCCTTCGGCGCGGCACTCTGGGGCCAGGTGGCGGAGCTTTCCTCGCTCTACGTCAGCCTTGGCATTGCAGCGGCGAGCGGCACCGTCGCCATGCTGCTGGCCATCCGCCACGTGACCGACGGCGTCGGCGAGGAGGACGACACCACGCCCGCCCACAAGGGCTGGACCAAGGGCCCGCCAAGCGAGGCGCCGGGGGAGGAAGGCCGCGTGGTGGTCACCATCGAATACATGATCGATCCGGCGCGCGCCGCCGCCTTCCACGTGGTGATGCATCAGACCCGCCGCGCTCGCCTGAGCCAGGGTGCGATCGGCTGGGAGCTGCTGCACGACATCGCCGAGCCCGGGCGCTATGTCGAGGAGATCGTCGACGAGTCGTGGACCGAGCACCTGCGTCGATTCCACCGCGCCACCGCTGCCGACATGGCACTGCGCGAGCGGCGCCTGGCATTCCACCAGGGCGAGACGCTACCGGTGGTGACGCGCTACGTTGTGCGGCGCTAA
- a CDS encoding Rrf2 family transcriptional regulator, with translation MRLTTKGRFAVTAMIDLALRERTGPVTLAAISQRQRISLSYLEQLFGKLRRHKLVESTRGPGGGYSLGRKASDITVADIIFSIEEEPSEKARPDADADGRCSTEELWASLNRRTVEFLDSVTLQSLVMEQLAKGVKVEDGSAVKRVPAAAPATKRPRVNAPNSVFALGRALATKR, from the coding sequence ATGCGACTGACCACCAAAGGCCGTTTCGCAGTCACAGCCATGATCGACCTGGCGCTGCGTGAGCGCACGGGACCGGTGACGCTGGCGGCCATCAGCCAGCGGCAGCGCATCTCGCTGTCGTACCTGGAACAGCTGTTCGGCAAGCTGCGCCGCCACAAGCTGGTCGAATCCACCCGAGGCCCAGGCGGCGGCTATTCGCTGGGCCGCAAGGCATCCGACATCACGGTAGCCGACATCATCTTCTCGATCGAGGAGGAGCCCTCCGAGAAAGCCCGGCCCGACGCGGACGCCGACGGGCGCTGCAGCACCGAGGAACTCTGGGCCTCGCTGAATCGCCGCACGGTGGAATTCCTCGACTCCGTCACGCTGCAGAGCCTGGTCATGGAACAGCTGGCCAAGGGCGTGAAGGTCGAAGACGGCTCTGCCGTCAAGCGCGTACCTGCCGCCGCGCCGGCCACGAAGCGACCGCGGGTGAACGCGCCCAACTCGGTGTTCGCGCTGGGCCGCGCGCTCGCGACGAAGCGTTGA
- a CDS encoding NAD(P)/FAD-dependent oxidoreductase, producing MLVVGAGPAGSACAQMLARAGLDVLLVDRQEFPREKVCGDGLIPDAQCALARLGVLDAVLARATVAGHVACVAPSGLRVEVPASLAVLRRRELDEIVRRAALEAGARWFAPARFEAPLPDAAGRVAGARLRLRDGTVRALRARWTVLATGAAAPPLLAAGMCSRRAPSGIALRGYVRNEAATGRIRQLEVVWHRALRGGYGWIFPCGAGGFNVGVGLLDGHKGIEPDLNLRELFATFTREHAPARDLMQGGCLNGELKGAPLRCSLEGARWSRPGLLVAGEAAGSTYSFTGEGIGKALETGMLAAEAIAGPGFAADAAVGERYETALKALKPRFAAYEHANRVNNHPLIADFVIWRAQRSPGIVRRLSGVLDESYNPRQLVTARGLLRLLLPVS from the coding sequence GTGTTGGTCGTCGGCGCTGGCCCGGCCGGCAGCGCTTGCGCCCAGATGCTGGCGCGCGCGGGGCTGGATGTGCTGTTGGTCGATCGGCAGGAGTTCCCGCGCGAGAAGGTCTGCGGCGACGGGTTGATTCCCGATGCCCAGTGCGCGCTGGCCCGCCTGGGTGTGTTGGATGCCGTGCTGGCGCGCGCCACCGTGGCCGGCCACGTGGCCTGTGTCGCGCCAAGTGGCTTGCGGGTGGAAGTGCCGGCGAGCCTGGCAGTGCTGCGGCGCCGCGAGCTCGACGAGATCGTGCGCCGTGCTGCCTTGGAGGCGGGAGCGCGCTGGTTCGCGCCGGCGCGCTTCGAGGCGCCGCTGCCCGATGCGGCCGGGCGCGTGGCGGGTGCGCGCCTACGGCTGCGTGACGGCACCGTGCGTGCGCTGCGCGCGCGTTGGACCGTCCTGGCCACCGGGGCGGCAGCGCCGCCGCTGCTCGCGGCGGGGATGTGCAGCCGGCGCGCGCCCAGCGGCATCGCCCTGCGGGGCTACGTGAGGAACGAAGCCGCCACCGGCCGCATCCGCCAGCTCGAAGTGGTCTGGCATCGCGCGCTGCGGGGCGGGTATGGCTGGATCTTTCCGTGCGGCGCAGGCGGGTTCAACGTCGGCGTGGGCTTGCTGGACGGCCACAAAGGCATCGAGCCGGACCTCAACCTGCGCGAGCTGTTCGCCACCTTCACGCGCGAGCACGCGCCCGCGCGCGACCTGATGCAGGGCGGCTGCCTGAACGGCGAGCTGAAGGGCGCACCCTTGCGCTGCTCGCTGGAAGGCGCGCGCTGGTCGCGGCCCGGCCTGCTGGTGGCGGGCGAGGCGGCGGGCAGCACCTATTCGTTCACCGGTGAAGGCATCGGGAAGGCACTGGAGACCGGCATGCTGGCGGCCGAGGCGATCGCGGGGCCCGGCTTTGCGGCCGATGCCGCAGTCGGCGAACGATACGAGACGGCTCTGAAGGCACTCAAGCCGCGCTTCGCCGCCTACGAGCATGCCAATCGCGTCAACAACCATCCCTTGATTGCCGACTTCGTGATCTGGCGCGCCCAGCGCAGTCCGGGGATCGTCCGCAGGCTCAGCGGGGTGCTCGACGAGAGCTACAACCCTCGCCAACTGGTGACGGCCCGCGGGCTGCTGCGCCTGCTCCTGCCCGTGAGCTGA